CAGAGGTCGCAGGTTCAAATCCTGTCCCCGCTACGAGAGAAGGCCCGGATCCGATGAGGATCCGGGCCTTCGTCGCGTCCGGGCAGGCCCGGCCGTTGTCGTCGGGCGCGTGGCGAGCGGAAGAATTTTTGACATGGACACTTCTGATGAGCCGGATCACGCGGTAGAACAGTTGCCGCAGCGATCCTGCCCATGGAGGTTCCGTGAGACTCACCCGGTCCCTGTCAGCCGTCTCCCTGCTGATATTCACCTTCGTACTCGCCCTGATGGGAACGGGCCCGGCGCAAGCCGCCGGGCCCGCCTACGTGGCCCTGGGAGACTCGTACTCCGCCGGCAACGGCGCCGGGAGCTATATCGGCTCCAGCGGCGACTGCCACCGCAGCAACAACGCCTACCCCGCGCGGTGGGCCGCCGCGAACAGCCCCTCCTCGTTCTCCTTCCCCGCCTGTTCCGGCGCCGTGACCACGGACGTGACGAACTATCAGCTCAGCTCGCTGAGCTCGTCCACCGGGCTGGTCAGCGTCACCGTCGGTGGCAACGACGCCGGTTTCGCCGACGTCATGACGACCTGTGTGACCGGCTCCGACAGCGCCTGCCAGAACCGCGTCGCCACGGCGCGGAACTACATCAGCAACACGCTCCCGGCCCGGCTCGACGCGGTGTACCGGGCCATCCGCTCCCGGGCGCCCAACGCGCGCGTCGTCGTCCTGGGCTACCCGCGCATGTACATCGAGCCGTCCTGGTGGTGCCCCGGACTCGGCGAGGACCAGCGCGAGGCCATCAACGACGCCGCCGACCTGCTGAACTCCGTCACCTCCTCACGCGCCTCCGCCCACGGCTTCGTCTTCGGCGACGTGCGCGCCACCTTCTCCAGCCATGAGCTGTGCTCCGGAGACGACTGGCTCCACGACCTCGCCTACCCGACCTGGGAGTCCTACCACCCGACCTCCCTGGGTCACTCCAACGGCTACCTGCCCGTCCTCAACGCCAAGGACTGACCGGGCCCGACCGCTCGGCGCCGGCGACGTCCGGCGCCGAGCCCCCGGCCCGGCACGGTCCGGCGCCGGTACCGGATGCTCAGCCGAGGTCGTAGGCGGTGACTTTGTCGATGCTGGTGAACGCCCCCGGTGGTCCACCACGACGGGCAGTCCCGTTTCCTCGACACCGGGCAAAGCCTGCCGCTCGGCACGGGCATCGTCACCACCCGCGCCGACGCCGCCGTCTCCCCCGCCGCCCCGGTCCACCGTGGTCCTCTCCACCGACGGCCTGGTCGAGTCCCCCGGGCACCCCCTCGGCCAGGGGGCTGGCCGGCTGCGGCGGCCCGACGTCCCCCGGACGCCTTCCGCGACCCGCCGCTGAGCCGCGTCCGGCCCGCCGACAGCGAGGACGACGTCGCCCTGCTCGCGCCGCGCGTGCCCGCCCCGGCTGAACCGCGCGACCCCGGCCCGCCGCGCACAATAACCGTTGAACGCCGACGAAGATGCGCGAGGAGTGAAGGTCCGGGTAACGCGCGGCAACCGCCACCGATATCCTCTGCAGCAGGGGCGAACGGGGGGACTTGATGGGGGATCAGCTATACGGCCAGGAAGCCTTGTTGGACGGCCTGGTGCCACGGCTGGTCGGGGTGGAGCGACTCGGCGACGCCTGGGTCGCCCGTGAATTCCCCGGCGGCGGCCCGGTGGTCCAGATCGTCGGCGGCCGGGGCGCCGGCAAGAGCGCGCTGCTCGACGCGCTGTCCGCCGGCTACCGCAACCGCGTCCCGCTGGCGCTCGCCGACCTGGCGGCGCCCGGGTTCGGCGAGCCGGGCCTCGCCGATGTCGCCGGGGAGGAGTCGGCCAACGCCTCGCCGGTGACGCACCTGCTCTACCTTCTCTCCTACAAACTCGGCCTGCCGGCCCGCTCCTTCCGCCGCCGGCTCTTCTTCCCCCGGCTCTCCTGCGGCCTGTTGCCGACCACCGCGTGGCAGCCCCCGGACTCCGGCCTCACCCCGGACGCCCTGGCCCAGGCCCAGAACGAGCTGCGGGCCCTGCTCAAGCAGCCGCAGCCCAACGAGCGGCGGCTGCGGGAGACCGTCCGGCAGTGGCTGGACGCCCTCGTCCCGTACCTGGCGAGCCTGCCCGGCCTGCCCGGACTTGAGGCGGTGGCCACCGCGGTGCTGCAGACCGCCCGCGGTCCGCTGCTGTCGAGCTGGGCGGACCGGGGCGCGCTGCGCTGGTGGCGCGGACGCCTCACCCAGTACCAAGGGAGCGCCGAACAGCGGCTGTTCACCATGGTCGGTGACTTCCAGATGCAGGACGACGGGCGCCGCGCGGTGGAGGAGCTGCTGATCGAGGCGTTCCTCGCGGACATCGCCGACCACTACGGCGCGCTCAGCCGGACGTTCGGCGCGGCACGCCCGCTGGTGCTGCTGGACAACGCCCACACGCCGGTCGGCGCCCGTTTCCTGGAGCGGCTGCTGAGCGCCCGCCGGGCGCTGGCGGACGCCGCGGGCGACCCGCGCAAGCCGACCGACCTGCCCGTGGTCGTCGTCACCTCGCTGGGCGACGGGACCGCGCCGCCCACGACCCGCCAGGTGGGCCGGAAGACCCCGGAGCCCGACGGGCCGCTGCTGCGGCTCGGCATACCGCGGGCGGGCGCCGACGACATCCGCGCCATGCTCAGCGCCCGCCGGGCCCCGGGCGACGCGGGCTATCCGCCGCATCTCTCCCGACTCATCGCCCGGTTCAGCGGCGGCCGGCCGGGCTGCGCCGGGATCATGGTGGACGCGGTGGCGGACCGCAAGCGGGCCGGCGGCGAGCTGCGCGGACCGGAGCTGCTGGACATCCCGGCCTCGGAGCGTGCCCGGTCCGTCGCCGACCGGCTGGCCGAACTGCTGCTCCCCGACCAGCGGTTACGGGAAGACCTGACGCTGCTCGCGCCCGCGCTCGACGAGCAGGCCGCGCGCCGCCTCT
Above is a window of Streptomyces sp. NBC_01803 DNA encoding:
- a CDS encoding SGNH/GDSL hydrolase family protein is translated as MRLTRSLSAVSLLIFTFVLALMGTGPAQAAGPAYVALGDSYSAGNGAGSYIGSSGDCHRSNNAYPARWAAANSPSSFSFPACSGAVTTDVTNYQLSSLSSSTGLVSVTVGGNDAGFADVMTTCVTGSDSACQNRVATARNYISNTLPARLDAVYRAIRSRAPNARVVVLGYPRMYIEPSWWCPGLGEDQREAINDAADLLNSVTSSRASAHGFVFGDVRATFSSHELCSGDDWLHDLAYPTWESYHPTSLGHSNGYLPVLNAKD